The Leptolyngbya sp. 'hensonii' genome segment GACAGTGATCCTTTTGCTGGAAGTACCGCGTTGACAACCCCTGGGCGGCAGGTTGTTGGCAATGAACTCTTTATTCCCACCTTTTCAATCGCGAATGATCAATTTTCCTTCGATCCAGATGTTTTTGGACTAGGAGATTTATCCTTCTTCAATGGATTGGCGACAAATTTGCCCTCGGGGGGCTTAAATGTCATCGTTCTCCAGAATACTGATAATGACAACGACCTGGCGACCCCGTTCAATGCAGGAACTGCTGCCAACCTGATTGCAGCGGAGATTGATATCCCCGGTGCAGGGCTCTTTGTTTACTTCAACAGTGGTCTTAATTTAACCCGACTGGTTTATTCCACGGATTTGAGTGACCCTACCGCCGATCTTAAAATTCTCGCCCGGATTGTTGAGCCAACGGGCCAGGCTGCAATTGACACTCTCCCTCAGTTCACAGCGGCTAATTTTGAGGTGAGAAAGGTTCCGGAATCAAGTCCTGTGGGTGGGCTTGGTTTGGGGCTGGGGGCGATCGGCATTTTCGGCTACGGTCTCAATTATCGTCATAGGAGAACCCCAGGTAGATCTGCAAGCTGAAAGTTGATCTCTGGCCTGTTAAAGTGCTACTGAAGATTATTCATTAAAGTCAACTTAGTTTTTTGTTGGGTAGGGGTATTCTTTGGGATGCCCCTCCTGCCTGTTTCTAGCCTGATAAAGTGCTGTTGAGGAGCAATTTCTGCTTTTTGTGATCATGCCGTCTGAGTTTTTTCCTGCGGACCCAGCGAGTCTAGCCACTCAAACTGATGCAGAGTTATTTCATGCCCTCAAACAGGGACAAACGGCTGCTTTGGCGGTGTTCTACGATCGTTATGCAGATATTGTTTATGGACTGGCGCTTAAACTATTAACGAATCCTGAAGAAGCAGAGGATGTGACCCAAGATGTGTTCTTGACGTTGCATCAAAAAAAGCTCTATGAGCCTACCAGAGGGGCTTTGATTACTTTCTTAACAACGATGGCACATTCACGGGCGATCGAACGATTGCGTTCGCGTAGCACTAAGTTCAATGTTCTCAATCGCTGGCATCGAGAAACAGGCTCTCAAGCTTCTGATGTCAACCCTTTACAGCGAGCAATGAGTGAGGAACAAGCAGAAATGGTGCGTCAGGCTCTGGCTCAATTATCTGACAATGAACAGGAAGTTCTAAAAATTGCATACTACGAAGGGCTGACCCAAGCCGAAATTGCTAACCGCTTAAATCTCCCTCTGGGAACTGTAAAAACTCGATCTCGCCAGGGATTGAGGAAATTGCGCCGAGCTTTGCACAATCTGATCGATTAATTGTCCCATGACCAACCCTCCCCCCCCAGAAAATTGGGAAGACTTGATCGCAGGTTATGTCCTCAGTGACCTCAGTCCAGAGGAGGTCGCTGCAGTTCAACGTCTGCTGGAAGAACATCCCGAATTGGTGGGTGAAACTGAGCGCTTTCAGCAAGCCACCCGTCTGCTGGCTCTTTCTGGTAGCCCTGCCAAGGCACCCTCTCATC includes the following:
- a CDS encoding sigma-70 family RNA polymerase sigma factor, whose protein sequence is MPSEFFPADPASLATQTDAELFHALKQGQTAALAVFYDRYADIVYGLALKLLTNPEEAEDVTQDVFLTLHQKKLYEPTRGALITFLTTMAHSRAIERLRSRSTKFNVLNRWHRETGSQASDVNPLQRAMSEEQAEMVRQALAQLSDNEQEVLKIAYYEGLTQAEIANRLNLPLGTVKTRSRQGLRKLRRALHNLID